One genomic window of Glycine soja cultivar W05 chromosome 9, ASM419377v2, whole genome shotgun sequence includes the following:
- the LOC114425502 gene encoding miraculin-like gives MKNILLVFVLLFGLVSQPLLGAVDALPEAVIDTSGTELQPGLSYYVVPAMRSFTRCGKFECLNAEGLSLASIGESCPLDVVVEQRSFGLPLSFSPLDTNESVVRVSTDLNIMFCTDRTSYSCAEYSPVWKLDHFDVSKGKWFVTTGGSMGNPSWETIRNWFKIEKCDSAYRIVYCPSVCPSSKHMCKDVGVFVDENGYRRLALSDVPFKVKFQLAK, from the coding sequence atgaaaaacatattgctAGTGTTCGTGCTTCTCTTTGGCTTGGTCTCGCAACCACTACTTGGAGCAGTTGATGCATTACCTGAGGCAGTGATTGACACATCAGGAACGGAGCTCCAACCTGGTCTCAGTTACTATGTTGTTCCGGCTATGCGAAGTTTCACAAGATGTGGAAAGTTCGAATGCTTGAATGCTGAAGGCCTTTCACTTGCCAGCATTGGTGAATCATGTCCTCTCGATGTTGTGGTTGAGCAAAGATCTTTTGGCTTGCCATTGTCATTTTCACCACTTGACACAAATGAAAGTGTTGTTCGTGTGTCCACTGATTTGAATATCATGTTCTGCACTGATCGTACTAGCTATAGTTGCGCTGAGTATTCCCCAGTGTGGAAGTTGGATCACTTTGATGTGTCTAAAGGAAAGTGGTTTGTGACCACTGGTGGCTCTATGGGAAACCCTAGTTGGGAAACTATACGCAACTGGTTCAAGATTGAGAAGTGTGATAGTGCTTATAGGATTGTTTATTGTCCCAGCGTGTGCCCTTCTTCCAAGCACATGTGCAAGGATGTTGGTGTGTTTGTGGATGAGAATGGCTATAGGCGTTTGGCTCTAAGCGATGTTCCATTCAAAGTCAAGTTCCAGCtggcaaaataa